One window of the Betaproteobacteria bacterium genome contains the following:
- the bioB gene encoding biotin synthase BioB — MDQPVVTPHAILPATQPIAVPTSWQNKPVDEAWPLASVHALLDQPFADLMHRAQIVHRANHDANRVQLSTLLSIKTGGCSEDCGYCPQAARHHTGVEDEALLDVAEVVAAAKLAKENGASRFCMGAAWRGPKQRELEPVLDMVRGVKALGLEACCTLGMLKDGQAEQLKAAGLDYYNHNLDTSPEFYGEIVTTREYQDRIDTLERVRNAGVNVCCGGIVGMGESRRERAGLIAQLANMDPQPESVPINYLVQVEGTPLHDKMQGEDAIDWTEFVRTIAAARITMPKSFVRLSAGRQEMNEATQALCFLAGANSIFYGEKLLTTGNPDVDRDRALFEKLGITPI; from the coding sequence ATGGATCAACCTGTCGTCACACCCCACGCCATCCTGCCCGCCACACAGCCGATTGCCGTTCCCACGTCGTGGCAAAACAAGCCCGTTGACGAAGCATGGCCGCTTGCCAGCGTGCATGCGTTGCTGGACCAGCCTTTTGCAGACTTGATGCACCGCGCGCAAATCGTGCATCGCGCAAATCATGATGCGAATCGCGTGCAGCTGTCTACGTTGTTATCAATCAAGACCGGCGGCTGCTCCGAAGATTGCGGCTATTGCCCACAGGCGGCGCGCCATCACACCGGTGTAGAAGACGAAGCCCTGCTGGACGTCGCCGAAGTTGTTGCGGCCGCGAAGCTCGCCAAAGAAAACGGCGCCTCGCGTTTCTGCATGGGTGCCGCGTGGCGTGGCCCGAAACAGCGCGAGCTCGAGCCGGTGCTGGATATGGTGCGCGGCGTGAAGGCGCTGGGACTGGAAGCCTGCTGCACACTCGGCATGCTGAAAGACGGCCAGGCCGAACAGCTCAAGGCGGCCGGGCTCGATTACTACAATCACAACCTCGATACCTCGCCGGAGTTCTACGGTGAAATCGTCACGACCCGTGAATACCAGGACCGGATTGATACGCTTGAGCGCGTGCGCAATGCGGGCGTGAATGTCTGTTGCGGCGGCATTGTCGGCATGGGTGAATCGCGCCGCGAACGCGCCGGATTGATCGCGCAGTTGGCCAACATGGATCCGCAGCCTGAATCGGTGCCGATTAATTATCTGGTGCAAGTGGAAGGCACGCCGCTGCACGACAAAATGCAAGGCGAGGACGCGATCGACTGGACCGAGTTCGTGCGCACCATCGCCGCGGCGCGCATCACCATGCCGAAGAGTTTCGTGCGCTTGTCCGCCGGCCGGCAGGAGATGAATGAAGCGACGCAGGCGCTTTGCTTTCTGGCGGGTGCCAATTCCATTTTCTACGGCGAAAAATTGCTCACCACCGGCAATCCGGATGTCGATCGCGATCGGGCGTTGTTTGAGAAGCTGGGGATTACGCCGATTTAG
- a CDS encoding ComF family protein produces MAGTSIFGNARAKQLFSQDCQLCGVRTNTSLCRDCERDLPYQMAGSCPRCAAQSSTGQLCGACLAEAPLFDETVAAFGYAFPLDRLLQSYKFNENLSLTAVFSAALRASVRRHLLQPGAALPDRVIALPLARRRLAERGFNQSALLAESVAKDLGIAYAPQGLLKVRDTPPQAGLDRAARLKNMRGAFDCGESLTGLRIAIVDDVMTTGATLSEAAKVLKKAGASYVSAWVVARADSAGAHISTADATVPF; encoded by the coding sequence ATGGCAGGCACATCGATTTTCGGCAACGCGCGCGCGAAACAGCTGTTTTCACAGGATTGCCAGCTCTGTGGCGTGCGTACCAACACCAGTCTTTGCCGCGACTGCGAGCGCGATTTGCCGTATCAAATGGCCGGCAGCTGCCCCCGCTGTGCGGCGCAATCCTCGACCGGCCAGCTCTGCGGCGCGTGTCTGGCGGAGGCTCCCTTGTTCGACGAAACGGTGGCCGCGTTCGGCTACGCGTTCCCGCTGGACCGGCTGTTGCAGTCATACAAGTTCAACGAAAACCTTTCCCTGACAGCGGTGTTTTCAGCCGCATTGCGGGCCAGCGTTCGTCGGCATTTGTTGCAGCCGGGTGCGGCGCTTCCGGATCGCGTCATTGCGTTGCCTCTGGCTAGAAGACGCCTGGCTGAACGCGGCTTCAATCAGTCAGCCCTGCTTGCCGAAAGCGTAGCCAAAGACCTCGGCATAGCCTATGCGCCGCAGGGCCTGCTGAAAGTCCGCGATACGCCGCCGCAGGCGGGGCTCGATCGCGCGGCGCGATTGAAAAATATGCGCGGCGCGTTCGACTGCGGCGAATCGCTGACGGGATTGCGCATCGCCATCGTTGACGATGTGATGACGACGGGTGCGACCTTGTCGGAGGCGGCAAAGGTACTGAAGAAAGCCGGCGCATCATATGTGTCGGCGTGGGTGGTGGCGCGTGCCGACAGTGCCGGCGCGCATATTTCCACCGCCGACGCAACGGTCCCTTTCTGA
- a CDS encoding tRNA (cytidine(34)-2'-O)-methyltransferase has product MFNVVLYRPEIPPNTGNVIRLCANTGAHLHLVHPLGFSWDDARVKRAGLDYHEFANVQHHATWEACCATLAGSRMFAVETRQAERYDRVAYQAGDAFVFGQETSGLPAEVLDSIPAKQRVWLPMRPENRSLNLSNSVAVMVFEAWRQVDFAGS; this is encoded by the coding sequence ATGTTCAACGTTGTTTTGTATCGCCCGGAAATTCCGCCCAATACCGGCAATGTCATCCGCCTGTGCGCCAATACGGGCGCGCACCTTCATCTGGTGCATCCGCTGGGTTTCTCCTGGGACGATGCGCGCGTCAAGCGTGCGGGGCTCGACTATCACGAGTTCGCCAACGTGCAGCATCACGCCACGTGGGAGGCGTGTTGCGCGACGCTGGCGGGCTCAAGGATGTTTGCGGTGGAAACGCGGCAGGCGGAGCGCTATGACCGCGTTGCGTATCAGGCAGGCGATGCATTCGTGTTCGGTCAAGAGACCAGCGGCCTGCCGGCTGAAGTGCTCGACAGTATTCCCGCAAAGCAACGCGTGTGGCTGCCGATGCGACCGGAAAACCGCAGCCTGAATCTGTCGAATTCAGTTGCGGTGATGGTGTTTGAAGCGTGGCGGCAGGTGGATTTCGCGGGCAGCTAA
- a CDS encoding Hsp20/alpha crystallin family protein, whose protein sequence is MNTLVRLNNRLQPSYTTPTDMDDLFAGFFRPIQADARGAAQPIRIDVSEDANAYRVAATLPGVKKEDIQVSVDQNEVTISAEVKRETTAKEGERVLHSERFYGKTTRVFTVSQDIDEAGVQAKYADGILSVVLPKKAPVSAKRVTIE, encoded by the coding sequence ATGAACACACTCGTACGCCTCAACAATCGTCTTCAACCCAGCTATACAACTCCCACCGACATGGATGATTTGTTTGCCGGTTTTTTCCGACCCATTCAGGCTGATGCCCGCGGTGCCGCGCAGCCGATTCGCATCGATGTCTCCGAAGACGCCAATGCCTATCGCGTCGCCGCCACGCTGCCCGGCGTGAAGAAGGAAGACATCCAGGTATCGGTCGATCAGAACGAAGTGACCATCAGCGCCGAAGTCAAGCGCGAAACTACTGCCAAGGAAGGCGAACGCGTGCTGCATAGCGAGCGTTTTTACGGCAAGACCACGCGGGTTTTCACGGTTAGTCAGGATATTGACGAAGCTGGTGTGCAGGCGAAGTATGCCGACGGTATTCTTTCCGTGGTGCTGCCGAAGAAAGCGCCGGTCAGTGCGAAGCGCGTGACAATCGAGTAA
- a CDS encoding sigma-70 family RNA polymerase sigma factor, which translates to MVSLYADIESHRGYLLRFAVAKLRDGAQAEEVVQEALLAALEGAGGFSGQSSLRTWLTSILKFKIIDFQRRVISERAKFSSAAEDDDSANPEWTDRMFDDTGHWNSQVNEWANPDGALEQKQFFDAFEHCLDKLPKAAGRVFFKREVMGMDTEDICKEEGISASNCWVMLHRARLALRECLDRNWFQGGR; encoded by the coding sequence ATGGTGAGTTTATATGCGGATATCGAGAGCCACCGTGGCTATTTGCTGCGATTTGCGGTCGCCAAATTGCGTGATGGCGCACAGGCCGAAGAGGTGGTTCAGGAAGCGCTGCTCGCCGCGCTGGAAGGCGCCGGCGGGTTTTCCGGCCAGTCCAGCCTGCGCACCTGGTTGACCTCGATTCTGAAATTCAAGATTATCGATTTTCAACGTCGCGTCATCAGCGAGCGCGCGAAATTTTCAAGCGCGGCGGAGGACGACGACTCTGCCAACCCGGAATGGACGGACCGCATGTTTGACGATACCGGGCATTGGAACTCGCAAGTCAACGAATGGGCGAATCCCGACGGCGCACTCGAACAAAAGCAGTTTTTCGATGCGTTTGAGCACTGCCTGGACAAGCTGCCCAAAGCAGCCGGTCGCGTGTTTTTCAAGCGGGAAGTCATGGGCATGGATACTGAAGATATATGTAAGGAAGAAGGCATCAGCGCGTCCAACTGCTGGGTAATGCTGCATCGTGCACGGCTTGCGCTCCGCGAGTGCCTCGATCGCAACTGGTTTCAGGGAGGGCGCTAA
- a CDS encoding zf-HC2 domain-containing protein, whose protein sequence is MNNAVKNSMNNGESRAAELACKEAARLMSRQQDAALSPEEQEALKNHLFDCLGCRQVAAQLDFLRRFARQYADAGPPVADGST, encoded by the coding sequence ATGAACAATGCCGTGAAAAATAGCATGAACAATGGCGAGAGCCGGGCAGCAGAACTCGCATGCAAGGAAGCGGCTCGATTGATGAGCCGCCAACAGGATGCCGCATTGTCACCTGAGGAGCAGGAGGCCCTGAAGAATCACCTTTTCGATTGCCTCGGTTGCCGGCAAGTAGCAGCGCAACTGGATTTCCTGCGTCGGTTTGCCAGGCAATATGCTGACGCGGGACCGCCGGTGGCCGATGGGTCAACCTGA
- a CDS encoding DUF2282 domain-containing protein has protein sequence MNTKLILSSAIAGLVALSTASGIAVAQEKKAEKEKCFGVAKKGMNDCGTAKHSCAGQAAADNIPEEWKYVAKGTCESMKGSLKKPDAKTDAPKQAY, from the coding sequence ATGAATACCAAACTGATTCTGTCGTCCGCCATAGCCGGCCTCGTTGCATTGTCCACCGCCAGCGGCATCGCGGTTGCCCAGGAAAAGAAGGCGGAGAAAGAAAAATGCTTCGGCGTTGCCAAGAAAGGCATGAACGACTGTGGCACGGCCAAACACTCGTGCGCCGGCCAGGCCGCCGCCGACAACATTCCGGAAGAATGGAAATATGTCGCCAAGGGCACATGCGAATCCATGAAGGGCTCGCTCAAGAAACCGGACGCCAAGACCGACGCGCCAAAGCAGGCGTACTAA
- a CDS encoding DUF692 domain-containing protein, with protein MHTPTLPPNDFSIAQRAGVGLRAPHYQAMLARAPAVSFLEVHSENFFGDGGQPLKYLERFREDYPISTHGVGLSLGSVDPLDPNHLRKLKRLVDTIDPVLVSEHICWVGVNGRFMNDLLPLPYTEESLEHVIHRVGEIQDFLKRPILVENVSSYLEFVDSTIPEWEFVREVSRRAGCRILLDVNNIYVNAVNHDFDALTYLDAIASGSVGEIHLAGFQDTGELLIDTHGAAVCDDVWALYQYAITRFGKVPTLIEWDTDIPSLDVLLDEAEKANRILAAHEPEVSHAA; from the coding sequence ATGCACACCCCCACATTGCCACCGAATGATTTTTCGATCGCGCAGCGCGCCGGTGTTGGTTTGCGCGCGCCGCACTACCAGGCCATGCTCGCTCGGGCGCCCGCGGTGTCGTTCCTCGAAGTACACAGCGAGAATTTCTTTGGTGACGGCGGCCAGCCACTGAAGTACCTGGAGCGATTTCGCGAGGACTATCCAATCAGCACGCACGGTGTCGGCCTCTCGCTGGGATCGGTCGATCCGCTCGACCCCAACCACCTGCGAAAACTGAAGCGGCTGGTGGATACGATCGACCCGGTGCTGGTTTCGGAACACATATGCTGGGTGGGTGTAAACGGCCGCTTCATGAACGACTTGTTGCCGCTGCCGTACACCGAAGAATCGCTTGAGCACGTGATTCATCGAGTCGGCGAAATTCAGGATTTTCTCAAACGTCCGATTCTCGTCGAGAACGTCTCCAGTTACCTCGAATTCGTCGATTCGACCATTCCGGAATGGGAATTCGTGCGCGAAGTGTCCCGTCGTGCCGGCTGCCGGATTTTGCTCGACGTGAATAATATTTACGTCAATGCCGTCAATCATGATTTCGATGCGTTGACCTATCTCGATGCGATCGCGTCGGGCAGCGTCGGCGAGATTCACCTGGCCGGCTTCCAGGACACCGGTGAATTGCTGATCGACACGCATGGCGCCGCCGTGTGCGACGATGTCTGGGCGCTCTACCAATACGCCATCACGCGCTTCGGCAAAGTGCCGACGCTGATCGAATGGGATACCGATATTCCTTCGCTCGATGTGTTGCTGGACGAAGCGGAGAAAGCCAATCGCATTCTCGCCGCGCATGAGCCGGAGGTGTCGCATGCTGCGTGA